A window from Fragaria vesca subsp. vesca linkage group LG5, FraVesHawaii_1.0, whole genome shotgun sequence encodes these proteins:
- the LOC101303044 gene encoding uncharacterized protein At1g08160-like → MADPSRPVTSYPAPPYAQPYPQPAAAANGHPNGAYPNYPVYQQASYNAYTARAAFVRRFVIAMVFLFVIFGSLLLIIWLILRPKIPDFRVDSFTVTNLNVSSSRQALTGTWSVGFDVFNPNKKMTIEYDGIGASVFYRSGFISETRVPPFQQGKRVRSAVNATLSAANSFVDDRVASGINADRAARGLVSFNIKLLARVQFRKGGWRLRRRLLRVLCLDVPVAISNNGTGKMTGGGRDCGVAV, encoded by the coding sequence ATGGCAGACCCTTCCCGACCGGTCACCAGCTACCCAGCCCCTCCCTACGCCCAGCCCTACCCTCAGCCCGCCGCCGCCGCCAACGGCCACCCCAACGGCGCCTACCCAAACTATCCTGTCTACCAGCAAGCCTCGTACAACGCGTACACCGCACGCGCCGCCTTCGTCCGCCGCTTCGTCATCGCCATGGTCTTCCTCTTCGTCATCTTCGGCTCCCTCCTCCTCATAATCTGGCTCATCCTCCGCCCCAAGATCCCTGACTTCCGAGTCGACTCGTTTACAGTGACGAATCTCAACGTCTCCTCCTCCCGCCAAGCCCTCACCGGAACCTGGTCCGTCGGCTTCGACGTCTTCAACCCCAACAAGAAGATGACCATCGAGTACGACGGGATCGGCGCCTCCGTCTTCTACCGCTCTGGCTTCATCTCCGAGACAAGGGTCCCGCCGTTCCAGCAGGGCAAGCGCGTCCGGAGCGCAGTGAACGCGACTCTCTCGGCGGCGAACTCGTTCGTCGATGACAGGGTGGCGAGTGGGATCAACGCGGACAGGGCGGCGCGTGGGCTGGTTAGCTTCAATATCAAGCTGCTGGCCAGGGTTCAGTTCCGGAAAGGCGGGTGGAGGCTGAGGCGGCGGCTGCTGAGAGTGTTGTGCCTTGACGTGCCGGTTGCCATTTCGAATAATGGGACCGGGAAGATGACCGGCGGAGGTAGAGATTGCGGCGTTGCTGTGTGA